The Candidatus Methylomirabilota bacterium genome contains the following window.
TATTTCTAGAGCACCAGGTGGGTTTGATTTACCAAACCTGCTGTTGGGCCTTCAATATCCTTTACACGCATCGGAATACGGAAAACGTAGAAGACCCGGAAAATGATATCCGAGTCAACCTTGAGCTTTTGACCGCTCCAACCCAACGGTTGCAGTGAGTTGGTGACCACCACGAGCCACCAGCGAGTATGGACGGAACTGCCACTCACAACTAACCACTACCTACCAGCTACTAGTGCCGCACCAACTATTTCCCGCTAACAATCCCCCCTTGGTGCGTCACTTCCGCTAGTCCCGAAAGCCTTCGGGATTCGGCGCTCGCCCTTAGCCTCGCTGAGCACCCCCCAAGCGTACGGGAGTCTCTCCCCTACAACCCCTCAGTGCCCCTCGCGGAAGCTTGCTGTGCTGAGGGAGATTTAGTTGGAGGGACACTGATTCTTTGCTAAGGTCCGCCCAATCGGCATCGCCCGACGAAGCTGTTGCCTCGACTCGACGTCTGTGAAACGATCCGAATCGAATAGACAAACGAGGAGTTACGCGGGTCAATCGTGATCACGTGCGCGGGGGGGTCCTCCTCTGCATCCACCAGAATGAGTCCATCCGGATCGCGCTTTGTGACCAGGAAGCGGCGTGCGATTCCCTGACCATGCATGACGATAGCTTCGTTTCCGCTCATGGAGATTATCCATCGTGAGTGCCGGCGGGCCTTTTCAAAGGTCGAACTCAGGACTGTCAGCAGCGGAGTCTCATAGCCGGTACGGGCAACAGGTTTGCCCTCGCAGACGATATTTTCAAACTCCGTCGCTGTCGCTTCTCCGGCGTGACCGCGAATGGGTACGTGATAATCGCTTGGGAGACTGCTCATTCCCAAGAGCACTACCGGGACTACGGCTGCGAGCAGACCTGCCATTCCCCCTTCTCCCTGTACGAGACTGACCTTCCCCTGTACGAAGCCCGCGAATGCAACTGAGTATTTCGTACACCGATGGCTCGCCCGGAGGTGGGTTCTTTTATCCCGATCAGCATACCAGTGTCAAGCCCGACCAGCGGCCCCCTCGGTCCTCGTGGCGCTGCGGCAGGGACAGCACCGACCCCGGAGCCCTCTGCCTACCCGTCTTCTCCGTGCTGAAAATGCCGGCGAAGTGAGAAGAGGTCGTACTTCTCGATCCAGCGCGGGATCAGGAAGAAGTCATCGCCGTGCTCCGCCCTTGGGGATCTGAGCCCTCTGTTTGCCGTTGATTGTGCCCGAGGAGGAGTGGGAATTATGCCCAAGTATCGTCCTCTGGGCCAGGGGATCTCACGCGCCAGGCCCGTCGGCAACCTGCCGACCATGACTAGAATCGTCGTGGTTTCAAGAAGTTAGCTGGTGAATGCCGCAGTATTGGCCCACGCCTTGCACTGATTATCTGAACTACAGGGCCCTGGCCCCCGCGTGCGGGGTTACAGGCCAAAGGAGATGGATTAGAATTGAAAACAATAGCAAAAGCATTGATCCTCGCCTTGCTCTTGGCCCCCATTCCTGCTATTGCCGGGCACAAGAACAAAGCCATTGACCGGTTGGGCATCCCGTCGGTCGTCAGGGACTATCTCCACCAGTTCGGCGACATGCGTGCCACGCTCATCCCCTTCTGCCCGGAGATGCCTTGCAAGGCGCTCGTCGCCTTCTACGACAACGAGGACGAGTCCTCTTTCGTGGGCACGGCCACGTTCGAGATGAACGGTGACGGGTCCCTGGGCAGGCTACTGGTCTTCCGGTTCCCGAATGGGCAGCGTTGGGTGTATGACGGGGATGACTCAGCGCCAAAGTCGGGCGAATACCACAGCGTCATCCAGTAACAGCAGCAAGGAACCTCCTTCTCCTTCATGCGTCATCCGAGAACTTCCTCCATCGTTGGGATGACCTCGCCAACACTCCCCTGATCCTGCAACGACGAAAATCGAAACGCCCTCTGGGGCCGTGCTTCGCCCGAGAGGGCTGATGAGTGGAAGGCCTAAAAGAACGGGTTCTCGTCCGCGCTCGGCCCGTAGATCGAGGGAACGGGGATGTTCAGGAGCCGGAGATAGACCGACAGCTGGCCACGATGGTGGTACCAGTAGTTCAACATGATGGAACGGACGACCCCGATCCGGGGAATGACAAGCAGCTCCTTGCCATCTTTGGTCAGTTTCCAGGTCGACATGGCGGTCTGGTTGTCCAGGCTGCTCAGGACCTCTTTGGCGCTGGCAACGCTCTGCTCGAGTGCGGGTACGAGTTCGGCTGCGCTTGCGGCCGCCGGAAACTCATCGAACTTCGGCAACTCATGTTCGCTACTCACCACGAGCGCTGCGACCTGGCCTCGCGTCGTCGCCACGTGCAACGCGAGCTGACCAAGCGACATCGACTTCGCGTGCGGCTTCCCCGTCAGCTTGTCGTTCGGCACGCGCTCGAGCACTCTCTTAGTTATCGCGGCCTCCCGATCCAGCTCCACGAGAATGGGATCAACGATGCGCATCATGTGGTCTCCTTGTTTTGGGGTGGCCTGGAGGTGTGTCATTTGTACCGCAACGGTTATACCCCCTGTCAACCCCAAACGGTGACCGTCTCAGTCACAAGAGCAAAAAATGGCCGCTTGAGGATGCCGGTCGCCGGCAACACCCTCTGGTGAGAGTTCGGGTACGATTCTTGCTCTTTTCCAGGAGTGGAACCGGCAGACTACGCCCCCGAGCCCGGGAGGAGGCCCATGAGGGAAAGAATCAAGAAACTGTGGCGCGGCGAGGAGGAGGTGGCAACCTGCAAGCTCTGTACGACACGCCTCGAGGAAGGGGAACTGACCTGTCCGAACTGCGGGTATTTGATAAACACCGACTCCAACGTCTTCTACATCCAGGGGGATGAGCGGCGCCGTGAGGAAGAGGAGGCTCTCGCACAGGAAACGCCCGATCCCGATTTGGAGGATGGCGGGGAACCGGAGGTGGGAGTCGGGTCAGAGAAAAATCTGGACGAGGAGATAGAGGCAGCGATGGAGGGGCAGAAGAATCTTGAGGCGAGCACCCCCGTATTCAGCTTGGGTCCGGCCGAGCTCCGAGAACTGTTGGCGAGGCAGCCGGAAATGTTGGAGCCCGGGCTCAGCATCGTGACTGATAAAGGGGGGAAACCGGTCGGAGCCGGACTTTCCACGGCGGTGGGCGTCATCGATCTGTTGGCCCGGGATGCAAGCGGAGCTCTTGTGGTGGTAATGGTTGCTGAACCGGGCCAGGGGGAAGAACTCGTTGGCGAGACCCTGCAGCGAATTGGCTGGGTCCGGAAAAACCTGGGAAAGGGAATGCAGCGGGTGCGGGGAATCGTCTTAGTAGAGGAGGCCCCCGAGGACCTCAGCTACGCGGCTGCGGCAGTGGCAGAGACGATCCTCTTCAAGGCCTATCAGATCGGTGTATCCTTCCGGGATGTGGAGGTCTGAGGGCTTACTCTTCTGGCGATCCACCACCAGCTGTCCCTTTCCGACCCGTCCCAGGTGGAAGGTAGCGGTCGATCAGATTCAGGAGTTCTACCACATTTTCATTGGCCAGTGCCAGGAACGCCCGGCGGTCCTCAGGGTCGGCGGGTTCCTCGCGGAGCAGGGTCAAAGCCCCCTTCAGGGCAATTAACGGGGGCCGCACCTCTTGGGCGAGGGTGTCAAGAAGCCCGGTCTTGTGTTGCACGTGCTCAGCCAGCACTCCCTTCTCGGATTCCAATTCGTTCGCCCGTACGGTCAGGTCGGACACCGATGCAGAGAGGTGTTGGGTGTGGGAGGCCAGCTGTTGGGCGTTGGCCTCCAGCCGCTGGGCGTACTCCTTGAGTTCCGCGTGGGCGCTTTGAAGCTGGTCGAACTCGCGACCTAGCCTCGTCGCCAGGAGCCGATAGCCCTCGGCCATTACCTGGAAGGCTTGGACAACAGTCGTCAGGTTGTCGTTCACCGTTTCCTCTCAGAAGATCTACACAGTCTCAGAGCACCCGAGTCTTTGTGTGCAAGCTCCATGCCTGCATTTTGCCTTATACCCCCTCCGATTTCTTCCGCATTCGGTCAATACCTGCATGCCCACCACCATCCCAGCGAGGAATCCTCCCGAAAAACGCTGACCCCGAGAAAGAGCAGCGTCCCATCCGTCGTTGCCTGCCCGGTGTAGTCGAGATTGAAGAACTTGGTCTAAAGTTTGCACGCGCTGCAAGTGCCATGAGCCATGCTGACACCCGCCAGCATCCCCGATTCCCGTTACGGCTGCCGGTCCTCTGCGAGAGCCCGGACATCCCCGACTACCGAACGGTCGGCTTCACCTACGACGTGAGTCGGGGCGGGCTACTGCTCGAGGTCTTGGACCTGCTCTCCCCCGGGAACCCGGCCAGTCTCCTCCTGCCCACGTGCGAGCAGAATGCCCGGGCCGAGGCGGTCGTGATCTGGACGGCCGAGGGCGCCCCCGGCCGAATGGGTGTGCGCTTTACCAACTGGTCTATTCCTGATTTCCCTGCCTGGGAGCGGCTCCTGGCCTTGCAGGCGGGCCCGACTCCACGGACCTCCGTCCGTACCCCCGTGGCACTCGAGGTCACCTGCCGGATCCTCCCCGATACCATCCTCGCCGGGCAGGCGAGGAACCTCAGCGACGGCGGGCTGATGATCGCCCTTCCGCGGCCCCTCCCGCCCCAAACGCGCTTGACCCTGGAGGTTCCACGCTCGTCTACTCTCTCGCCGGTGGAGGCGGAGATGGAGGTGCTCTGGACCGGAGCCGCTCGCGCAGATCGCTCTGTCCTCCACGGTCTGCGCTTTCGCTCAGCCGACATCGACAAGGAGCTCTTCCTCGTCGGCGCCCTCCTCCGGGGGTTCGTCGCCACGGATTAGACGTGGCATGCCACCCCTCCGATTTCCGTACAAACAATTTATACTCGGCGACAAAGGAACAATGGTCCGAATCTTGCGCTATATGACCCACACCAGCTTATTTCCTGATCGGATGGAGAATAATGAACTACGCAGCGACAAGACCATTCACGGCGAAGGAATTAGAGGACCTGGAAAAAATCTGCGGCCTGCATGTAAATCACCTGCTCCTGTTCATGGAGTCGGTTATCAACCAGGTCAAGACACAGGAGAATCTAGTTTTCTGGAACAACCTGAAACACACGTTTTCTCCTGATCCTGAATCATGATATGCCTCACGCACGGACCCTGCCGTAGCTGAATCCCTGTTCGCACATCATAAACCACTGCACTTCCTCGACGGTACCCGCCTTCCGCCTTAACTGCCTCGGCGGTCAGTAGCTTTCCTCTCGGTCTTCACAGAGTGCCCCGCCAGCCCACTTACGGTGAAAGGCAAAATGCCTTCCGGGCTCTGCTACACCCGAGAAGGCGTGGTGTTTTCTCGATCACTGCTTCCCGCGACGAAAAGTCCGGGCTAGACGTCGCTGGTCATGATAAAGAGGGACTGACCGATAACCGTCTCATACTTCGGCCGGAGTCGCTCGACGTTGTAATACTTTCGGACATCGACAACCTTCTTGCGCACCGACACCCCGTCGATCGGGACGCTGTCGTAGCATCCGCTGCGGAGGCTGACGAGGCGTCCCGATGTGCCCGAAAGCACCAGATCCAAGGCGAGGTTGCCGAAGGCCATAGGCACGATCGAATCGAGCGCATCGGGATCGCCGCATCGGACCAGGTAGCCGAGTCGCTGGCTTACAACGTTGATCTGGCGCCCGCGGTTAAACTTGGGGGAGAGCTCCTTGAGCCGAGCCGCCACCCTATCGCCGATCCCACCGAGCTTGCGGTGGCCGTACTGGTCCTTTTCCTCGCCTTCGAAGGTCATTTCCTCGTGACCCGTCATCCGTGCGCCCTCGGATACCAAGGCGACAGCGTACTTGCTCGGATGGCGGCTCCGGTCGTAGACGAGGAGCTCGGTCAGATGCTCAATGTCAAAGGGGTGCTCCGGAATCACGCAGCGATCGGCCGCACCCGCCATCGTCGGCATCAAGGCCGTGTAGCCCGCGTACCGCCCGAAGACCTCGATGACGAGAAAGCGCTCGTGTGACCCGGCAGTCGTTCGAAGTTTGTGGGTCATCTCGATTGTCCGTGTGACACATGTGCTGAACCCGATGCAATAGTCGGTCCCGGGAACATCATTGTCCATCGTCTTGGGGACCCCGACGATCTTGACACCTTCCTTGTGAAGGCGCTCAGCATAACTGAGGGTATCGTCGCCCCCGATGGGAATGAGGAAGTCGACACCGAGGAACTCCAGGTTCTTGAGCACATCGGGGGTGACGTCGTTGATCTCCTCTTCGTACTTCGTTTTCAGGTGGTCGGGGACGAGAATTTTCGGAAGGCGGCTCGGCCGGGTACGCGAGGTGTGGATGAAGGTTCCACCCGTCCGCGCGG
Protein-coding sequences here:
- a CDS encoding DinB family protein; translation: MMRIVDPILVELDREAAITKRVLERVPNDKLTGKPHAKSMSLGQLALHVATTRGQVAALVVSSEHELPKFDEFPAAASAAELVPALEQSVASAKEVLSSLDNQTAMSTWKLTKDGKELLVIPRIGVVRSIMLNYWYHHRGQLSVYLRLLNIPVPSIYGPSADENPFF
- a CDS encoding PilZ domain-containing protein → MSHADTRQHPRFPLRLPVLCESPDIPDYRTVGFTYDVSRGGLLLEVLDLLSPGNPASLLLPTCEQNARAEAVVIWTAEGAPGRMGVRFTNWSIPDFPAWERLLALQAGPTPRTSVRTPVALEVTCRILPDTILAGQARNLSDGGLMIALPRPLPPQTRLTLEVPRSSTLSPVEAEMEVLWTGAARADRSVLHGLRFRSADIDKELFLVGALLRGFVATD
- a CDS encoding ATP-dependent 6-phosphofructokinase; translated protein: MAAYRGTIGILTGGGDVPGLNPAIRAITIRALHEGYRVLGIRRGWAGLIELVPDKDADNNGRVQVLTEDVVNRAARTGGTFIHTSRTRPSRLPKILVPDHLKTKYEEEINDVTPDVLKNLEFLGVDFLIPIGGDDTLSYAERLHKEGVKIVGVPKTMDNDVPGTDYCIGFSTCVTRTIEMTHKLRTTAGSHERFLVIEVFGRYAGYTALMPTMAGAADRCVIPEHPFDIEHLTELLVYDRSRHPSKYAVALVSEGARMTGHEEMTFEGEEKDQYGHRKLGGIGDRVAARLKELSPKFNRGRQINVVSQRLGYLVRCGDPDALDSIVPMAFGNLALDLVLSGTSGRLVSLRSGCYDSVPIDGVSVRKKVVDVRKYYNVERLRPKYETVIGQSLFIMTSDV